From Micromonospora echinospora, one genomic window encodes:
- a CDS encoding DUF5691 domain-containing protein, which produces MPVERWSTAQVLAVAPDPAAARAARSVGGAAKWSASGLTDEVLWGLCKGSGKNPYQVCVDLSGPAYRCSCPSRKFPCKHALGLLLLWAESGAGDAEAPDWVVEWQDGRAKRAARANEPRTATPADPAAAAKRVEQRAARVTAGLDELRRWLDDQVDQGLAGAEQAGADPFEAVAARLVDAQAPTVAGTLRRVGRTAGIGAHWADRLLGELGLIRLLVTAHDRLDTLPDDLAATVRSRVGYPVATDDVLATPPVRDRWQVLGQVDSADDKITTRRIWLRGADSGRFALVLAFAAPGQTFPADLVPGTEVDADLCFYPGSPPLRALVATRHGAPVSLAAPTGAVDVRAALAAYAAGLAADPWRESVPVLLAGVVPTREGRLVDRAGEALPLAPGHDQPWWLLAGAGGQPVDLAAELGPAGLRPLAAWSQGCYLPATAGSPVGPDGHAAELPTELLSAALVGTARRPWDGAMAVAGRPLDAGGEGPAGVLEAAAVALTYRRAGRTPSTGHGRVPAAPAESTPPLPAATAVRLRTLLTDGGAPGGSQIQQELLAEWLRLADRHGGLVPTDTLPALLDVGRRHRALRPLLSRLGGRRGRWLAGLRSEWGYLFDEALDLTVPAGQGGGDDWETGTTGERLAYLTRLRARDPHAGRELLAAGFAAESAPDRARFVEALEVGLSPADDTFLEGVLDDRRKEVRQAAVALLRQLTESGLRRRMTERATAAVRLDASGRTLTVDPPRECDPAMRRDGVDPQPPRGTGAAAWLLEEVLAGTPLATWTAAFARTPAEVVALTAADDWGPALRRGWARAAVEERAGDWADALVAGARPTGRQSRNALPETLLWQLYEVLPAERLGTMVADALRTDPGRANRLLGMLSQDWSPELSGAVADAIGVWARTEGRNSWYLAEVCRIAGTSATPGLTDRFHRLTEELTGEGVDPSRVRAVGQLAAVLAFRSEMHKEFS; this is translated from the coding sequence TGCAAGGGCAGCGGGAAGAACCCGTACCAGGTCTGCGTCGACCTGTCCGGGCCGGCGTACCGCTGCTCCTGCCCGAGCCGAAAGTTCCCCTGCAAACACGCCCTGGGTCTGCTGCTGCTCTGGGCCGAGTCCGGAGCCGGCGACGCCGAGGCGCCGGACTGGGTCGTCGAGTGGCAGGACGGACGGGCGAAACGCGCCGCCCGCGCGAACGAACCACGGACCGCCACCCCGGCGGACCCGGCCGCCGCCGCCAAGCGGGTCGAGCAGCGCGCCGCCCGGGTGACCGCCGGCCTGGACGAGCTGCGGCGGTGGCTCGACGACCAGGTGGACCAGGGGCTCGCCGGGGCGGAACAGGCCGGGGCGGATCCGTTCGAGGCGGTCGCTGCGCGGCTGGTCGACGCGCAGGCCCCGACGGTGGCCGGCACGCTGCGGCGGGTGGGCCGTACGGCCGGCATCGGCGCGCACTGGGCCGACCGCCTCCTCGGCGAACTGGGCCTGATCCGCCTGCTGGTGACCGCCCACGACCGGCTCGACACGCTCCCGGACGACCTGGCGGCGACCGTCCGGTCCCGGGTCGGTTACCCGGTCGCCACGGACGACGTGCTGGCCACCCCGCCGGTGCGGGACCGCTGGCAGGTCCTCGGGCAGGTCGACTCCGCCGACGACAAGATCACCACCCGCCGGATCTGGCTGCGCGGAGCGGACAGCGGGCGGTTCGCGCTGGTGCTGGCGTTCGCCGCGCCCGGCCAGACCTTCCCCGCGGACCTGGTGCCGGGCACCGAGGTCGACGCGGACCTGTGCTTCTACCCGGGCTCCCCGCCGTTGCGGGCGCTGGTCGCCACCCGGCACGGCGCCCCGGTGTCGCTGGCCGCCCCGACCGGTGCCGTCGACGTCCGCGCCGCCCTCGCCGCGTACGCGGCCGGGCTCGCCGCCGACCCATGGCGGGAGTCGGTGCCGGTGCTGCTCGCCGGGGTCGTCCCCACCCGGGAGGGCCGACTGGTCGACCGGGCCGGCGAGGCGCTGCCCCTGGCCCCCGGGCACGACCAGCCGTGGTGGCTGCTCGCCGGAGCCGGTGGCCAACCCGTCGACCTCGCCGCCGAACTCGGCCCGGCCGGACTGCGACCGCTGGCCGCTTGGTCGCAGGGGTGCTACCTGCCCGCCACGGCGGGCTCGCCGGTCGGCCCGGACGGGCACGCCGCCGAACTCCCCACCGAACTGCTCTCCGCCGCGCTGGTCGGCACGGCCCGCCGCCCCTGGGACGGTGCCATGGCGGTGGCCGGACGGCCGCTCGACGCGGGCGGGGAGGGCCCGGCCGGCGTGCTGGAGGCCGCCGCGGTGGCCCTGACCTACCGGCGGGCCGGCAGGACCCCGTCGACCGGACACGGCCGGGTGCCCGCCGCGCCCGCCGAGTCGACGCCGCCCCTGCCCGCCGCCACCGCCGTGCGGCTGCGCACCCTGCTCACCGACGGCGGCGCGCCCGGCGGCAGCCAGATCCAGCAGGAACTGCTCGCCGAGTGGCTGCGCCTGGCCGACCGGCACGGCGGGCTGGTCCCGACCGACACGCTGCCGGCCCTGCTGGACGTCGGGCGACGGCACCGGGCGCTGCGCCCCCTGCTGAGCCGGCTCGGTGGTCGCCGGGGCCGGTGGCTGGCCGGTCTCCGCTCGGAGTGGGGCTACCTGTTCGACGAGGCCCTCGACCTGACCGTCCCGGCCGGGCAGGGCGGCGGGGACGACTGGGAGACCGGCACCACCGGCGAACGGCTGGCGTACCTGACCCGGCTGCGCGCCCGTGACCCGCACGCCGGTCGCGAGCTGCTGGCGGCCGGCTTCGCCGCCGAGAGCGCGCCCGACCGGGCCCGCTTCGTCGAGGCGCTCGAGGTCGGGCTCTCCCCCGCCGACGACACCTTCCTGGAGGGTGTGCTGGACGACCGGCGCAAGGAGGTCCGGCAGGCTGCCGTCGCGTTGCTGCGCCAACTGACCGAGTCCGGGCTGCGCCGCCGGATGACCGAACGGGCCACCGCCGCCGTCCGCCTGGACGCGTCCGGCAGGACGTTGACGGTCGACCCGCCACGCGAGTGCGACCCGGCCATGCGGCGGGACGGGGTGGACCCGCAGCCGCCCCGGGGGACGGGCGCGGCGGCGTGGCTGCTGGAGGAGGTGCTCGCCGGCACCCCCCTGGCCACCTGGACCGCCGCGTTCGCCCGGACGCCAGCCGAGGTGGTGGCGCTGACCGCCGCCGACGACTGGGGTCCGGCGCTGCGCCGGGGCTGGGCCCGGGCCGCCGTCGAGGAGCGGGCCGGCGACTGGGCCGACGCCCTGGTCGCCGGTGCCCGTCCCACCGGTCGGCAGAGCCGGAACGCGCTGCCGGAGACCCTGCTGTGGCAGCTCTACGAGGTGCTGCCCGCCGAGCGGCTCGGCACCATGGTCGCCGACGCCCTGCGCACCGACCCGGGCCGGGCCAACCGCCTGCTGGGCATGCTCTCCCAGGACTGGTCCCCCGAGCTCTCCGGCGCGGTGGCCGACGCCATCGGGGTCTGGGCCCGCACCGAGGGCCGGAACAGCTGGTACCTGGCCGAGGTCTGCCGGATCGCCGGCACCTCCGCGACGCCCGGCCTGACCGACCGGTTCCACCGCCTCACCGAGGAGCTCACCGGCGAGGGTGTCGACCCGAGCCGGGTCCGCGCCGTCGGGCAACTGGCCGCCGTCCTCGCCTTCCGTTCCGAGATGCACAAGGAGTTCTCATGA
- a CDS encoding ATP-binding protein → MTALRPHAEQQYADELAELAATDDRPRPPGWRLSPQAVVTYLLGDGANITPKYVGPRRLMEIAVSTLATDRALLLLGVPGTAKTWVSEHLAAAISGDSTLLVQGTAGTAEEAIRYGWNYARLLSEGPSPAALVPSPVMRAMETGAIARVEELTRVPSDVQDTLITILSEKTLPVPELTSEVQAQRGFNIIATANDRDRGVNELSSALRRRFNTVVLPVPASAEEEVDIVTRRVAQLGRSLDLPEVPAAVEEIRRVVTIFRELRTGLTEDGRTKLKSPTGTLSTAEAISVLTNGLALAAHFGDGVLRPGDVAAGIVGAVIKDPVSDAVVWREYLETVVREREEWRPFYRAARDA, encoded by the coding sequence ATGACCGCGCTGCGTCCGCACGCCGAGCAGCAGTACGCCGACGAGCTGGCCGAGCTGGCCGCCACCGACGACCGGCCCCGCCCGCCGGGCTGGCGGCTCTCGCCGCAGGCGGTGGTGACCTACCTGCTCGGCGACGGCGCCAACATCACCCCGAAGTACGTCGGGCCGCGCCGGTTGATGGAGATCGCGGTGTCGACGCTGGCCACCGACCGGGCGCTGCTGCTGCTCGGCGTGCCCGGCACCGCGAAGACCTGGGTCTCCGAGCACCTGGCCGCGGCGATCAGCGGTGACTCCACGCTGCTGGTGCAGGGCACCGCGGGCACCGCCGAGGAGGCCATCCGGTACGGCTGGAACTACGCCCGGCTGCTCTCCGAGGGCCCGTCGCCGGCCGCCCTGGTGCCGAGCCCGGTGATGCGGGCGATGGAGACCGGCGCGATCGCCCGGGTCGAGGAGCTGACCCGGGTCCCGTCCGACGTGCAGGACACCCTCATCACCATCCTGTCCGAGAAGACCCTGCCGGTGCCGGAACTGACCAGCGAGGTGCAGGCCCAGCGCGGATTCAACATCATCGCGACCGCCAACGACCGGGACCGGGGCGTCAACGAGCTGTCCAGTGCGCTGCGCCGCCGGTTCAACACGGTGGTGCTGCCGGTGCCCGCCTCCGCCGAGGAGGAGGTCGACATCGTCACCCGGCGGGTGGCGCAGCTCGGCCGCTCGCTCGACCTGCCGGAGGTGCCGGCCGCTGTCGAGGAGATCCGCCGGGTCGTGACGATCTTCCGGGAGCTCCGGACCGGCCTCACCGAGGACGGCCGTACCAAGCTGAAGTCCCCCACCGGCACCCTCTCCACCGCCGAGGCGATCTCGGTGCTCACCAACGGCCTGGCCCTGGCCGCGCACTTCGGCGACGGCGTGCTGCGGCCGGGTGACGTCGCGGCCGGCATCGTCGGCGCGGTCATCAAGGACCCGGTCTCCGACGCGGTGGTGTGGCGGGAGTACCTGGAGACCGTGGTCCGCGAGCGCGAGGAATGGCGCCCCTTCTACCGCGCCGCCCGCGATGCCTGA
- a CDS encoding DUF5682 family protein: protein MPEQLYGIRHHGPGSARAVVAALAEQRPDILLVEGPPEADELLRWMTDERLEPPVALLGYATDDPRRAGFWPFAVFSPEWQAIRWAVAHDVPVRFFDLPYAYRLGEPDDAREPETGDRPEAENGDRPETANGDRPEATAGPEAGAGTDDPTPRRPVDPIGELAAAAGYDDPERWWEDVVEHRGAPAFPAIAEAMAAIRDGVPDDPDDLLREAHMRTVLRQVRRSHDNIAVVCGAWHVPALTRKVPASADTALLRGRRKTKVTFTWVPWTYGRLASWQGYAAGVRSPGWYHHLFTSENEVVARWLVAAAGVLRDEGVPASSAHVIEAARLAETLATLRGRPLAGLTELTDASAAVLCEGDPLRLELIGRRLVVGERLGGVPDDMPAVPLARDLATQQRSLRLKPEALERELDLDLRRDNDLSRSRLLHRLRVLGVPWGESDQRRRGTGTFREQWRLRWQPEFSVRLVEASAHGTTVVSAATAAVAATARAADSLAEVTALVEVCLLADLADAYPPVLRALDTRAALDADVAHLMAAIPPLVRTLRYGDVRRSELGGLAEVTTGLLARVRAGLPAAVVGLADQAARDLRGHLDEVHAAVNLLDEAAREPWLDTLASLADRDDLHGLLAGRLVRLLHDAGRLERAEVRRRMGLPLTAGVAPADGAAWVEGFLGGGGLLLVHDDALLSLVDEWLAGVPADSFTEVLPLLRRTFGSFAAGERRAIGDRVAHRGRPVHRAPVADLDHDRATAVLPTLGILLGREIS, encoded by the coding sequence ATGCCTGAGCAGCTCTACGGCATCCGCCACCACGGTCCGGGGTCGGCTCGGGCGGTGGTGGCGGCCCTGGCCGAGCAACGCCCCGACATCCTGCTGGTGGAGGGCCCGCCGGAGGCGGACGAGCTGCTGCGCTGGATGACCGACGAGCGGCTGGAGCCGCCGGTCGCCCTGCTCGGGTACGCCACCGACGACCCGCGCCGGGCCGGGTTCTGGCCGTTCGCGGTCTTCTCGCCCGAGTGGCAGGCGATCCGGTGGGCGGTCGCGCACGACGTGCCGGTGCGCTTCTTCGACCTGCCGTACGCCTACCGCCTCGGCGAGCCGGACGACGCCCGGGAGCCGGAGACCGGGGACCGGCCGGAGGCGGAGAACGGAGACCGGCCGGAGACCGCGAACGGGGACCGGCCGGAGGCGACGGCCGGACCGGAGGCCGGGGCCGGCACCGACGACCCGACGCCCCGCCGTCCGGTCGACCCGATCGGGGAACTCGCCGCCGCGGCCGGGTACGACGACCCGGAACGCTGGTGGGAGGACGTGGTCGAGCACCGGGGCGCCCCGGCGTTCCCGGCGATCGCCGAGGCGATGGCCGCGATCCGCGACGGCGTGCCGGACGACCCCGACGACCTGCTCCGCGAGGCGCACATGCGCACCGTGCTGCGGCAGGTCCGGCGCAGCCACGACAACATCGCGGTGGTCTGCGGCGCCTGGCACGTGCCGGCGCTGACCCGGAAGGTGCCGGCCAGCGCCGACACCGCCCTGCTCCGGGGACGCCGGAAGACGAAGGTCACCTTCACCTGGGTGCCCTGGACGTACGGCCGGCTGGCGTCCTGGCAGGGCTACGCGGCGGGGGTCCGCTCCCCCGGCTGGTACCACCACCTGTTCACCTCCGAGAACGAGGTGGTCGCCCGGTGGCTGGTCGCCGCCGCCGGGGTGCTCCGCGACGAGGGGGTGCCCGCCTCGTCCGCCCACGTCATCGAGGCGGCCCGGCTGGCCGAGACGCTCGCCACGCTGCGCGGCCGGCCGCTGGCCGGGCTCACCGAGCTCACCGACGCCAGCGCGGCGGTGCTCTGCGAGGGCGACCCGCTGCGGCTGGAGCTGATCGGCCGACGGCTGGTGGTGGGCGAGCGGCTCGGCGGCGTACCGGACGACATGCCGGCGGTGCCGCTGGCCCGCGACCTGGCCACCCAGCAGCGCAGCCTGCGGCTCAAGCCGGAGGCCCTGGAACGGGAGCTGGACCTCGACCTGCGCCGCGACAACGACCTGTCCCGGAGCCGGCTGCTGCACCGCCTGCGGGTGCTCGGCGTGCCGTGGGGCGAGTCGGACCAGCGGCGGCGGGGCACCGGCACGTTCCGGGAGCAGTGGCGGCTGCGGTGGCAGCCGGAGTTCTCGGTACGGCTGGTCGAGGCGAGCGCGCACGGCACCACCGTCGTCTCCGCCGCCACCGCCGCGGTGGCCGCCACCGCCCGTGCCGCCGACAGCCTCGCCGAGGTCACCGCGCTGGTCGAGGTCTGCCTGCTCGCCGACCTCGCCGACGCCTACCCCCCGGTCCTGCGGGCGTTGGACACCCGGGCCGCTCTGGACGCCGACGTGGCGCACCTGATGGCGGCCATCCCGCCGCTGGTCCGCACGCTGCGCTACGGCGACGTCCGGCGCAGCGAACTCGGCGGGTTGGCCGAGGTGACCACCGGGCTGCTGGCCCGGGTCCGCGCCGGCCTGCCCGCCGCGGTCGTCGGCCTGGCCGACCAGGCGGCCCGGGACCTGCGCGGGCACCTGGACGAGGTGCACGCCGCGGTCAACCTCCTCGACGAGGCGGCACGGGAGCCGTGGCTGGACACCCTCGCCTCGCTCGCCGACCGGGACGACCTGCACGGCCTGCTCGCCGGCCGGCTGGTCCGGCTGCTGCACGACGCGGGCCGGCTGGAGCGCGCCGAGGTGCGCCGACGGATGGGCCTGCCGTTGACCGCCGGGGTCGCCCCCGCCGACGGGGCCGCCTGGGTGGAAGGTTTCCTCGGCGGCGGCGGGCTCCTGCTGGTGCACGACGACGCGTTGCTGTCCCTGGTGGACGAGTGGCTGGCCGGTGTTCCCGCCGACTCGTTCACCGAGGTCCTGCCGCTGCTGCGCCGGACCTTCGGCAGCTTCGCCGCCGGGGAACGCCGGGCCATCGGCGACCGGGTGGCCCACCGTGGCCGGCCGGTGCACCGGGCCCCGGTGGCCGACCTCGACCACGACCGGGCGACGGCGGTCCTGCCCACGCTCGGCATCCTGCTCGGACGGGAGATCTCATGA
- a CDS encoding vWA domain-containing protein, whose product MTASTDAFPEGGATSPRAGGDADRERLRRWRMVLGGPAEDACGRLSGGDAAMDGALAALYDGDGDGTGGSSRRSAGLGGSAPRVARWLGDIRQYFPSTVVQVMQADAIERLNLTRLLLEPEMLAAVEPDVHLVGTLLSLNRVMPDQTKEAARQVVRRVVEELERRIAQQTRAAVTGALNRATRINRPRHADIDWDRTIRANLKHYQQEHRTVIPERLVGYGRRTTAVQRDVVLCVDQSGSMAASVVYSGVFAAVLASMRSLRTSLVVFDTAVVDLTDQLSDPVEVLFGTQLGGGTDINRAIGYSQQLITRPRDSIFVLISDLYEGGVREQMLRRVAEMTAAGVQVVVLLALSDEGAPAYDRANAAALAALGVPAFACTPDAFPDLMAAAIERRDLVAFAERFADR is encoded by the coding sequence ATGACCGCCTCCACCGACGCCTTCCCGGAGGGTGGCGCGACGTCCCCCCGGGCCGGCGGGGACGCGGACCGGGAGCGGCTACGCCGCTGGCGGATGGTGCTCGGCGGGCCGGCCGAGGACGCCTGCGGCCGTCTCTCCGGCGGCGACGCCGCGATGGACGGGGCGCTGGCCGCCCTCTACGACGGCGACGGCGACGGCACCGGCGGCTCGTCCCGGCGCTCGGCCGGGCTCGGCGGCTCCGCCCCCCGGGTGGCCCGTTGGCTCGGCGACATCCGCCAGTACTTCCCGTCGACCGTCGTGCAGGTGATGCAGGCCGACGCGATCGAACGGCTCAACCTCACCCGCCTGCTGCTGGAACCGGAGATGCTCGCCGCGGTCGAGCCGGACGTGCACCTGGTCGGCACGCTGCTCTCCCTGAACCGGGTCATGCCGGACCAGACCAAGGAGGCGGCCCGGCAGGTGGTCCGGCGGGTGGTCGAGGAGCTGGAACGGCGGATCGCGCAGCAGACCAGGGCGGCGGTGACCGGGGCGTTGAACCGGGCCACCCGGATCAACCGCCCCCGGCACGCCGACATCGACTGGGACCGCACCATCCGGGCGAACCTCAAGCACTACCAGCAGGAGCACCGCACGGTGATCCCCGAACGGCTGGTGGGTTACGGGCGGCGCACCACGGCGGTGCAACGGGACGTGGTGCTCTGCGTCGACCAGTCCGGCTCGATGGCGGCCTCGGTGGTCTACTCCGGAGTGTTCGCCGCGGTGCTCGCCTCGATGCGGTCGCTGCGGACCTCACTGGTGGTCTTCGACACCGCGGTCGTGGACCTCACCGACCAGCTCAGCGACCCGGTGGAGGTGCTGTTCGGCACGCAACTGGGCGGCGGCACCGACATCAACCGGGCGATCGGCTACAGCCAGCAGCTGATCACCCGTCCCCGGGACAGCATCTTCGTCCTGATCAGCGACCTCTACGAGGGCGGGGTACGGGAGCAGATGCTGCGCCGGGTGGCGGAGATGACCGCCGCCGGGGTCCAGGTGGTCGTCCTGCTGGCGCTCTCCGACGAGGGTGCCCCGGCCTACGACCGGGCGAACGCCGCCGCGCTGGCCGCCCTCGGGGTGCCGGCCTTCGCCTGCACGCCGGACGCCTTTCCCGACCTGATGGCCGCCGCCATCGAACGTCGTGACCTGGTGGCCTTCGCCGAGCGGTTCGCCGACCGGTGA
- a CDS encoding FMN-binding glutamate synthase family protein, translating into MTWARRAVPAAAAAVAALAAHDLLQRHHALLRNFPVLGRARYLLESIGPELRQYIVAGNNEERPFTRDQRRWVYASAKMQNNYFGFGTDNDIEYTPGYPIIKHRTFGRAVPPSSPAAGHDVWLPCAKVLGAARGRPKAFRPDSVVNISGMSFGSLSGNAVEALNRGAALAGCLQNTGEGGLSPYHRRGGELVFQIGTAYFGCRDEHGRFSLERLRDQVAGAPVRALEIKLSQGAKPSLGGLLPGAKVSAEIADTRGIPQGRDCVSPSRHAEFSDCDSLLDWVELLAAETGLPVGIKSAVGDLTFWTELADLMRDTGRGVDFVTIDGGEAGTGAAPLIFTDSVSLPFQQGFARVYRTFAERGLHEQVVFAGAGKLGLPDNAIVAFALGCDLVNVGREAMLAIGCIQAQKCHTDTCPTGVATQNRWLARGLDPALKSVRAVNYVRTLRRDLMKVAEACGVEHPGLIATDAVEMLDGRTASTPLAEVHGYRPEWGLPSAADRAEIVRLMTAEVPQGGSAPPSATAQR; encoded by the coding sequence ATGACCTGGGCACGTCGAGCCGTACCCGCCGCTGCCGCAGCGGTGGCGGCCCTCGCCGCACACGACCTCCTCCAACGCCATCACGCCCTGCTGCGCAACTTCCCGGTGCTGGGCCGCGCCCGGTACCTGCTCGAATCGATCGGGCCGGAACTGCGCCAGTACATCGTGGCGGGCAACAACGAGGAACGGCCCTTCACCCGCGACCAGCGTCGCTGGGTGTACGCGTCGGCGAAGATGCAGAACAACTACTTCGGTTTCGGCACCGACAACGACATCGAGTACACCCCCGGATATCCGATCATCAAGCACCGGACCTTCGGCCGGGCCGTGCCACCGTCGTCCCCGGCGGCCGGGCACGACGTGTGGTTGCCGTGCGCGAAGGTGCTCGGCGCGGCCCGGGGACGACCGAAGGCGTTCCGGCCCGATTCGGTGGTCAACATATCGGGGATGAGCTTCGGCTCGCTCTCCGGCAACGCCGTCGAGGCGCTGAACCGGGGGGCCGCGCTGGCCGGCTGCCTCCAGAACACCGGCGAGGGTGGTCTGTCGCCGTACCACCGCCGGGGTGGGGAGTTGGTCTTCCAGATCGGCACCGCCTACTTCGGCTGCCGGGACGAGCACGGACGGTTCAGCCTGGAGCGCCTCCGGGACCAGGTGGCGGGGGCGCCGGTGCGGGCGCTGGAGATCAAGCTCAGCCAGGGCGCGAAGCCGAGCCTCGGCGGGCTGCTGCCGGGCGCGAAGGTGTCGGCGGAGATCGCCGACACCCGGGGGATCCCCCAGGGCCGCGACTGCGTCAGCCCGTCCCGGCACGCCGAGTTCTCCGACTGCGACAGCCTGCTCGACTGGGTCGAGTTGCTCGCCGCCGAGACCGGTCTGCCGGTGGGGATCAAGTCCGCCGTCGGTGACCTCACCTTCTGGACGGAGTTGGCCGACCTGATGCGGGACACCGGACGGGGCGTCGACTTCGTCACCATCGACGGCGGAGAGGCCGGGACCGGGGCCGCGCCCCTGATCTTCACCGACTCGGTCTCGCTCCCGTTCCAGCAGGGCTTCGCCCGGGTCTACCGGACGTTCGCCGAGCGCGGCCTGCACGAGCAGGTCGTCTTCGCCGGGGCGGGGAAGCTGGGACTGCCCGACAACGCCATCGTGGCCTTCGCGCTCGGCTGCGACCTGGTCAACGTCGGGCGGGAGGCGATGCTGGCGATCGGCTGCATCCAGGCCCAGAAGTGCCACACCGACACCTGCCCGACCGGTGTCGCCACCCAGAACCGCTGGCTGGCGCGGGGCCTGGATCCCGCGCTCAAGTCCGTCCGGGCGGTGAACTACGTCCGGACGCTGCGCCGCGACCTGATGAAGGTGGCGGAGGCGTGCGGGGTCGAGCATCCGGGGCTGATCGCCACCGACGCGGTGGAGATGCTCGACGGCCGCACCGCCTCCACCCCACTGGCCGAGGTCCACGGCTACCGGCCGGAGTGGGGGCTACCGTCGGCGGCCGACCGCGCGGAGATCGTCCGGTTGATGACGGCGGAGGTGCCGCAGGGCGGCAGCGCCCCGCCGTCGGCGACCGCGCAGCGCTGA
- a CDS encoding MEDS domain-containing protein, translating into MSDGSRQAAYRHVCWRYDDRPALHDRVRTFLLEGLALGERIWYVTAEPDPVADRLREEPLIRDALRRGAARIVPLGSAYAHDHVVDPDDQVRAYATATADALAAGHTGLRVAADATALVRTPAQRDAFARYEHLIDRYMRVRPMSAMCAYDRRLLGDEAIAELACLHPDSNADDVLFRLYADTPGDGHAALVGELDASNHELFRAALDRADPRPAGGRLVVEASDLRFIDHRNLIHLRDHARARGAVAVLRASRSAATRVAELLDLPGLDVEVAR; encoded by the coding sequence GTGAGCGACGGATCACGGCAGGCTGCGTACCGCCATGTGTGCTGGCGGTACGACGACCGGCCGGCCCTGCACGACCGGGTCCGGACCTTCCTCCTGGAGGGCCTCGCCCTCGGGGAGCGCATCTGGTATGTCACGGCGGAGCCGGACCCGGTCGCCGACCGGCTACGGGAGGAGCCCCTGATCCGGGACGCCCTGCGCCGGGGGGCCGCCCGGATCGTCCCGTTGGGCTCGGCCTACGCCCACGACCACGTCGTCGACCCCGACGACCAGGTGCGCGCCTACGCCACCGCGACAGCGGACGCCCTGGCCGCCGGCCACACCGGACTGCGGGTGGCCGCCGACGCCACCGCGCTGGTCCGCACCCCGGCGCAGCGGGACGCCTTCGCCCGGTACGAACACCTCATCGACCGGTACATGCGCGTCCGGCCGATGTCGGCGATGTGCGCCTACGACCGACGGCTCCTGGGCGACGAGGCCATCGCGGAACTGGCCTGCCTGCACCCGGACTCCAACGCCGACGACGTCCTCTTCCGGCTCTACGCCGACACGCCGGGCGACGGCCACGCGGCGCTCGTCGGCGAACTGGACGCCTCGAACCACGAGCTGTTCCGCGCCGCGCTGGACCGCGCCGACCCGCGTCCGGCCGGCGGCCGGTTGGTGGTGGAGGCGAGCGACCTGCGCTTCATCGACCACCGCAACCTGATCCACCTACGGGACCACGCCCGCGCGCGCGGCGCGGTGGCCGTCCTGCGCGCCTCCCGGTCCGCCGCGACCCGGGTCGCCGAGCTGCTCGACCTTCCCGGCCTGGACGTGGAGGTGGCCCGGTGA
- a CDS encoding sensor histidine kinase, which yields MRTGAAAGHLGYFHEAVCYDSDEDLVAVVLPFLLSGIAAGEPTLVSLNERRSELVRSALPADSAVRFLDGGDIYSRPAAAIRSYRQMLADHVAAGAGQIRIVGEVPAAGLNSTWDWWARYESAINHAYDEFPLWSMCVYDRRVTPAPVLADVLRTHPRVALPDGRRLTSGTYTDPLVYLTEPRPARPDPIQYTPPLVELVGPTPARARAAVYDADRGHLPPDDVENLVVAVSETVTNALRHGREPVTLRLWSGPDRIVVSVHDGGEGPKDPFAGLLPAGDGTNGGLGLWITHQSCNHVAMHRGPDGFTVRLTGGNAHVDG from the coding sequence GTGAGGACCGGCGCCGCCGCCGGGCACCTCGGCTACTTCCACGAGGCCGTCTGCTACGACTCCGACGAGGACCTGGTCGCCGTGGTGCTGCCCTTCCTGCTGAGCGGGATCGCGGCGGGCGAGCCGACCCTGGTCTCCCTGAACGAGCGCCGCTCGGAGCTGGTCCGGTCGGCGTTGCCGGCGGACTCGGCGGTGCGGTTCCTCGACGGCGGCGACATCTACTCCCGGCCGGCGGCCGCGATCCGCTCGTACCGGCAGATGCTGGCCGATCACGTCGCCGCCGGGGCCGGGCAGATCCGGATCGTCGGTGAGGTGCCCGCCGCCGGCCTCAACTCCACCTGGGACTGGTGGGCCCGGTACGAGTCGGCGATCAACCACGCCTACGACGAGTTCCCGCTGTGGAGCATGTGCGTCTACGACCGCCGGGTCACGCCCGCGCCGGTGCTGGCCGACGTACTGCGGACCCACCCCCGGGTCGCGCTGCCCGACGGCCGGCGCCTGACGAGCGGAACGTACACCGATCCGCTGGTCTACCTCACCGAGCCCCGACCGGCGCGGCCCGACCCGATCCAGTACACCCCGCCGCTGGTGGAGCTGGTCGGCCCGACCCCGGCGCGCGCCCGCGCGGCGGTGTACGACGCCGACCGTGGGCACCTGCCACCCGACGACGTCGAGAACCTGGTCGTGGCGGTGAGCGAGACGGTGACCAACGCGCTGCGCCACGGACGGGAGCCGGTGACCCTGCGGCTCTGGAGCGGGCCGGACCGCATCGTGGTCAGCGTGCACGACGGCGGCGAGGGCCCGAAGGACCCGTTCGCCGGTCTGCTGCCCGCAGGCGACGGCACGAACGGCGGCCTCGGCCTCTGGATCACCCACCAGTCCTGCAACCACGTGGCGATGCACCGGGGTCCGGACGGGTTCACGGTCCGCCTGACCGGTGGGAACGCGCACGTCGACGGCTGA